The following proteins come from a genomic window of Misgurnus anguillicaudatus chromosome 10, ASM2758022v2, whole genome shotgun sequence:
- the LOC129449141 gene encoding uncharacterized protein produces MDGKLSKENIRDLLAPWRFTLMNPGIEERLLLAMQLFERFPLDITVTGGTHEANAQLCSVVCGLDQNQKMEEENEENEESEEDDEEDDDDDDEEDNGDEEEEDANANDEDAKRQDSKKKRVRIAEKAEYMGWGVSYFDSMVSHSQIPNVRVKTVHGHPISNCVINTKSQLYDSTNFDVLVALTTEERREDHTWLRIELRDRNKPFYLVKAQQVWDVVDEKPSGPCLTCAWERMRARKLELQKREKETFGETLKLKDQNQSPSDAVKLVEMKDIGEVFAKALPDLQKTAFSQFLVAITKELWTPKFITADPQIVVSTALKYGKINKDDLDKISRLSHPRDVTDDPSKLLAILRALDDFRLDIGVLGETGCGSSSLINALLGKKNDEEQSAPTGATETTEVATKYLCPELSNIYLVDLPGFGKIGGLNGQSLASSYSEAQVAPSALALCDVYILLSPLRLKLGIVQLLQQLSSRKKECYLVITMADLIEEKFIVQVREWAEGVLKELGLKQNLFLVSAHHPETLDFPKLKETIHKAIPNQKKVALARYAAKLLDEDVFWSRSDSCKSM; encoded by the exons ATGGATGGAAAGCTATCTAAGGAGAACATCAGGGATTTACTGGCCCCATGGAGGTTCACTCTCATGAACCCTGGGATCGAAGAAAGGCTGCTGTTGGCTATGCAACTCTTTGAGCGATTCCCTTTAGATATAACTGTGACTGGAGGAACCCACGAAGCCAACGCACAACTCTGTTCTGTGGTCTGTGGTCTGGACCAAAACCAGAAAATGGAAGAGGAGAATGAGGAAAATGAGGAGAGTGAAGAAGATGATGAGGAGGATGATGACGACGATGATGAGGAAGATAATGGAGACGAAGAAGAGGAAGATGCAAATGCAAATGATGAAGATGCTAAACGTCAAGACAGTAAGAAAAAGCGTGTGAGGATAGCAGAAAAAGCTGAGTATATGGGGTGGGGTGTTTCTTATTTTGACTCGATGGTTTCTCACAGTCAAATTCCCAACGTTCGTGTCAAGACAGTACACGGCCATCCGATTTCCAATTGTGTTATCAATACGAAAAGCCAGCTGTACGACTCAACCAACTTTGATGTTCTGGTGGCCCTCACGACAGAAGAGCGCAGGGAAGACCACACGTGGCTCAGGATAGAGCTGCGCGATAGAAATAAGCCTTTCTATCTGGTGAAAGCCCAGCAGGTGTGGGATGTGGTCGATGAGAAACCCTCCGGGCCGTGCTTGACCTGCGCCTGGGAGCGAATGAGAGCTCGCAAACTGGAGTtgcaaaaaagagaaaaagaaacaTTTGGAGAGACGTTGAAATTAAAAGATCAAAACCAGAGTCCTTCAGATGCAGTGAAGTTGGTGGAGATGAAGGATATTGGTGAGGTGTTCGCTAAAGCCCTGCCTGATCTGCAGAAGACGGCTTTTAGTCAGTTCTTGGTGGCGATCACGAAAGAGCTTTGGACTCCTAAATTCATAACCGCTGACCCACA GATTGTGGTCTCCACGGCTTTGAAGTATGGAAAGATAAACAAGGACGACCTTGATAAGATATCCAGACTCTCACATCCTAGAGATGTCACAGACGATCCCTCCAAGCTTCTGGCGATCCTCAGAGCCCTCGATGACTTCCGCTTGGATATCGGTGTTTTGGGTGAGACGGGCTGTGGTTCCTCCAGCCTGATCAATGCCCTCTTGGGCAAGAAGAACGACGAGGAACAATCTGCCCCGACTGGTGCTACTGAAACCACTGAAGTGGCAACGAAATATCTCTGTCCTGAATTGTCCAACATCTATCTTGTGGATCTTCCTGGCTTCGGAAAGATAGGTGGGCTCAATGGTCAATCCTTGGCATCCAGTTACAGTGAAGCTCAGGTTGCACCATCTGCACTTGCTTTGTGTGATGTGTACATACTGTTGTCTCCTTTAAGACTCAAATTGGGTATCGTACAGTTACTGCAGCAGTTGTCCTCAAGGAAGAAAGAGTGTTATTTGGTGATCACCATGGCAGACCTGATTGAGGAAAAGTTTATCGTGCAGGTCAGGGAATGGGCTGAAGGTGTCTTGAAGGAACTGGGTCTCAAGCAGAACTTGTTTTTGGTTTCTGCCCACCATCCAGAAACCTTGGACTTCCCCAAACTTAAGGAGACGATACATAAAGCCATACCAAACCAAAAGAAAGTCGCTCTTGCTAGATATGCAGCAAAGCTACTGGATGAAGATGTATTCTGGAGTAGATCTGATTCATGCAAATCTATGTAA
- the fam83a gene encoding protein FAM83A translates to MNLESNGLSVQCFLKSKVIGKMRRRVQEIRKPNHQVSSVDLSHNESTRLAMDALLDNGLTGYQEMLIKENEANFLSVEEKAYILNNLKKPLADNEEADGDEEVSGSPSASSQMYNPVASESDPPALAFGWPVADWSYHLQGIPSTEVFFQSAKSASLKDLLRELIRKATTVLAIVMDTFTDVEIFCDVLEATRKRSVSVYLLLDHTNLQVFEEMCENVKVSKAHLTRMSIRSIQGQTYCAKSGRKFTGQVKEKFIIVDCKQVLVGSYSFTWLSWQVHKSLAVLFKGSAVKPFDLEFRRLYATSKPVPDFSQHTSGAGEAYSPKTQSPICPHLFLTPPVLVRQTSYPCTSTGPQRSQWLTRRNTIHHPIASQFPLFNDYNIRGQPISRVPTFHWC, encoded by the exons ATGAACCTTGAAAGTAATGGCTTATCTGTGCAGTGTTTCCTAAAGTCTAAGGTGATCGGGAAGATGAGACGAAGGGTTCAGGAGATAAGGAAACCAAACCATCAAGTGTCTTCTGTAGACTTGAGTCACAACGAGAGCACACGTCTGGCCATGGATGCTCTCCTGGACAACGGCTTGACAGGATACCAAGAAATGTTGATCAAGGAGAACGAAGCCAACTTTCTTTCAGTGGAGGAAAAAGCATACATCTTAAACAATCTCAAAAAGCCCCTCGCTGACAACGAAGAGGCAGATGGGGATGAAGAGGTGTCCGGTTCTCCATCTGCGTCCTCTCAGATGTACAACCCTGTGGCCTCCGAGAGCGATCCGCCCGCTCTCGCCTTTGGCTGGCCGGTGGCTGACTGGAGTTACCATCTGCAAGGCATTCCTAGCACAGAAGTGTTTTTCCAGTCGGCTAAATCCGCTTCTTTGAAAGACCTGCTGCGGGAACTTATTAGGAAAGCTACTACA GTTTTGGCCATAGTCATGGACACATTTACTGATGTGGAGATTTTCTGTGACGTACTGGAAGCAACAAGAAAGCGCAGtgtatctgtctatctgctTCTGGACCACACCAATTTACAGGTGTTTGAGGAGATGTGTGAAAATGTAAAAGTCTCCAAGGCACACCTTACT CGAATGTCAATTCGTAGCATTCAGGGTCAAACATACTGTGCCAAATCCGGGAGAAAGTTTACTGGCCAGGTTAAAGAGAAATTCATCATTGTAGACTGCAAACAAGTGCTGGTCGGCTCATACAG TTTCACCTGGCTCTCCTGGCAGGTTCACAAAAGCTTGGCTGTGCTTTTTAAAGGCAGTGCAGTAAAACCATTTGACCTGGAGTTTCGCAGGCTTTATGCCACTTCTAAACCGGTGCCAGATTTTTCCCAGCACACATCAGGTGCTGGTGAAGCCTACAGCCCAAAAACACAGAGCCCGATCTGCCCACACCTCTTCCTTACACCTCCTGTACTGGTAAGACAGACCAGTTATCCATGCACTTCAACCGGACCACAAAGATCTCAGTGGCTTACACGGAGGAACACGATTCATCATCCCATTGCTTCTCAGTTCCCACTGTTTAACGATTATAACATTAGGGGTCAACCCATCAGCAGAGTCCCAACATTTCACTGGTGCTAG